From a single Acidimicrobiia bacterium genomic region:
- a CDS encoding type II toxin-antitoxin system prevent-host-death family antitoxin: protein METIGIRELRRYASRWLARVKAGETFVVTDRGRPVARLSPVGESSGYSSLVAEGRIAPGSGRNLVDVLTALDADLPPDEGPSVTNALADLRAGER from the coding sequence ATGGAGACCATCGGGATTCGTGAGCTCCGGCGGTACGCAAGCCGATGGCTCGCTCGGGTGAAGGCAGGCGAGACGTTCGTGGTGACCGACCGAGGGCGGCCGGTCGCACGCCTCTCACCGGTTGGGGAGAGCTCCGGGTACTCCAGCCTGGTCGCCGAGGGAAGGATCGCGCCGGGCTCTGGGCGCAACCTGGTCGACGTGCTCACCGCGCTCGACGCCGACCTACCTCCTGACGAGGGGCCATCCGTGACGAATGCCCTGGCGGACCTACGGGCCGGCGAGCGTTAG
- a CDS encoding type II toxin-antitoxin system VapC family toxin produces the protein MAIWYLDTSALAKFVRPEPETGHLRRWLAPRRWIISDLHRTELRRAAARAGGRAPARTDRLLAESDIVSIDADTFDRAGRLAPADLRSLDALHLAAAMTLGPDLAGIVAYDERLREAAELAGITVAAPSSTSS, from the coding sequence ATGGCGATCTGGTATCTCGACACCTCGGCTTTGGCCAAGTTCGTGCGCCCGGAGCCCGAGACCGGGCACCTGCGAAGGTGGCTGGCGCCCAGGCGCTGGATCATTTCGGACCTCCACCGAACGGAACTCCGACGGGCCGCTGCCCGAGCCGGAGGTCGCGCCCCGGCGCGGACCGACCGGCTGCTCGCCGAGAGCGACATCGTCAGCATCGACGCCGACACCTTTGACCGCGCCGGCCGGCTCGCACCTGCGGACCTCCGGTCACTCGACGCCCTCCACCTAGCCGCGGCCATGACCCTGGGGCCGGATCTGGCGGGCATCGTGGCCTATGACGAGCGCCTGAGAGAGGCTGCAGAGCTGGCAGGAATCACGGTGGCCGCTCCCTCGTCGACGTCGAGCTGA
- a CDS encoding adenylate/guanylate cyclase domain-containing protein, which translates to MPTTQYAVSGGWNIAYQVFGEGERNLVYVPGWVSNLELMWDDPVLASILRRLGTFATVVTFDKRGTGMSDRVPMTQLPSLEDRVDDVRAVMDAAGVEKATLLGHSEGGNMCCFFAATFPQRAEGLILVSTYAKRIWSEDYPWAPKPDRREDEIRMTEEHWGDPDSLPGLILGPRVDDPDFRAWLARYFRLSATPRAAAQLLRMNTEVDTRAVLPLIHVPTLCLYRAEDEDVRIEEGRYIAGQIPDAKLVEMPGKAHLFWADDPTPIVDEIEEFMTGFRASALPERVLSTVMFTDIVGSTELASRLGDRKWRALLERHQQVIREELARWRGVERGTAGDGFIATFDGPARAVRAALAIAAAVRPLGLEVRAGVHAGEVELVGDDVAGVAVHIGARIAALAGGGQVLVSRTVRDLVAGSELDFEDRGLHRLKGLPDEWQVYEASSQDPSSGG; encoded by the coding sequence ATGCCGACCACCCAGTACGCCGTCAGCGGGGGCTGGAACATCGCGTACCAGGTCTTTGGTGAGGGCGAACGGAACCTGGTCTATGTCCCCGGTTGGGTGTCGAATCTCGAGCTGATGTGGGACGACCCCGTGCTCGCCTCCATCCTGCGCCGGCTGGGGACGTTCGCGACCGTAGTCACGTTCGACAAGAGGGGCACCGGCATGTCCGATCGCGTCCCCATGACCCAACTCCCCAGCCTTGAGGACCGGGTGGACGACGTGCGCGCCGTGATGGACGCCGCCGGGGTCGAGAAGGCGACGCTCCTCGGCCACTCCGAAGGCGGCAACATGTGCTGTTTCTTCGCTGCCACGTTCCCCCAACGCGCGGAGGGGCTCATCCTCGTGAGCACGTATGCGAAGCGCATTTGGTCCGAGGACTACCCGTGGGCCCCGAAGCCTGACCGGCGGGAGGACGAGATCCGCATGACGGAGGAGCACTGGGGCGATCCGGATAGCCTTCCGGGGCTCATACTCGGCCCCAGGGTGGACGACCCGGACTTCCGAGCATGGTTGGCGCGCTACTTCCGCCTCTCGGCAACGCCCAGGGCGGCGGCCCAGTTGTTGCGGATGAACACGGAGGTGGACACCCGAGCGGTGCTGCCGCTGATCCACGTTCCGACGTTGTGCCTTTACCGGGCCGAAGACGAGGACGTGCGCATCGAGGAAGGGCGGTACATCGCCGGTCAGATCCCCGACGCCAAGCTCGTGGAGATGCCGGGAAAAGCCCATCTGTTCTGGGCCGACGACCCGACGCCGATCGTGGACGAGATCGAAGAGTTCATGACCGGGTTTCGGGCGTCGGCGCTTCCGGAGCGGGTGCTGTCGACGGTGATGTTCACCGACATCGTCGGCTCCACGGAGCTCGCCTCGCGTCTCGGCGACCGGAAGTGGCGCGCCCTGCTCGAGCGGCACCAGCAGGTCATCCGCGAGGAGCTGGCTCGATGGCGGGGTGTGGAGAGGGGTACCGCCGGCGACGGGTTCATCGCCACCTTCGACGGGCCGGCCCGGGCCGTCCGGGCCGCATTGGCGATCGCGGCCGCGGTGAGGCCATTGGGATTAGAGGTCCGCGCCGGGGTTCACGCCGGCGAGGTGGAGCTGGTCGGGGATGACGTGGCGGGTGTCGCGGTGCACATCGGCGCCCGCATCGCCGCACTCGCAGGGGGTGGCCAGGTATTGGTCTCGAGGACGGTTCGCGATCTGGTGGCGGGTTCGGAGCTCGATTTCGAGGACCGTGGTCTCCACCGTCTCAAGGGCCTTCCCGACGAGTGGCAGGTGTACGAGGCCTCATCACAGGACCCCTCGTCCGGCGGCTGA
- a CDS encoding LuxR C-terminal-related transcriptional regulator codes for MKWPLVGRESDLAQSLGLIESGTGIALLGTAGVGKSRLLHELGDRAERAGKTLVRTVAAASTRSIPFAPFVELLPGAPTQDRLMLLGRALDSLQERSSARGLVLAVDDAHHLDAESLAFLISAVSSGAATICLTARTGAVMEADLVGLWTNGVIARIDVEALDRDRARALTEARLGPIDAGLEEQLWELAAGNPLVLHELIEGSVGRTLSRSEDGTWIQSGALAQSTRLADLVTSRLEALPDGLRPAMEMVAVGAPLPLAMVASVAGEALAQLEDRGLVAIIDGTAGVPTVIPDHPLYGEILKANTGSARLRAVHRALVEASMTAAGPSDPLRVAVWQRDTGEIVSAEVAIAGGVEALVRHDPALAEELVRPLGSDDDRAALVLGRSLSYQQRFTEAEEVLRGRDPDDKTFLGEIASARAQNLGFGLGRIADARDLLAEVTSRVDDDQLRARLNNERAMISAIRGDFGDSMSASAAVLRDGASGAVPQAAAYVTLTVAQAMVGDCDGLDEIVDGAVALAAGVKERLPFAEDQIQVMHLVSLLSAGRIAEAMSLAEGALSRGDRGTAMMLTWLSASGLSLDLAGLLATGARNARLGLEAYTEADPFGLEPQIRGLLALELGQMGDPQAARPVAGLELAVPAPRLAVWVGRGSAWAAVVAGDRERAQDILIDAGENAVEGEHFAWATLCFHDVVRLGSPERVIDHLTALPRMPGAVLLATMRRHCEALVASDELQLASIAAEFAGMGAVLLAAEAWGQAAGLVIDDQPSLAARYELRSRVSESSCEAAATPGLLERPQVLTHREAEIALAATGMTSAEIAESRFISVRTVDNHLRSVYRKLDVAGREELAGVLAPGEGM; via the coding sequence GTGAAGTGGCCGCTGGTTGGGCGCGAGTCCGATCTCGCTCAATCTCTGGGCCTGATCGAGTCCGGCACCGGGATTGCCCTTCTGGGCACCGCCGGTGTCGGCAAGAGCCGTCTCCTCCACGAGTTGGGAGATCGGGCTGAGAGAGCCGGGAAGACCCTGGTCCGCACCGTGGCCGCGGCTTCCACCAGATCGATCCCCTTCGCTCCCTTCGTAGAGCTCCTCCCCGGCGCGCCGACCCAGGATCGGCTGATGTTGCTGGGTCGTGCCCTCGATTCGCTCCAAGAGCGAAGTTCGGCGCGTGGTCTCGTGCTCGCCGTCGACGACGCCCACCACCTCGACGCCGAGTCCCTCGCCTTCCTGATCAGCGCGGTGTCCTCGGGGGCGGCGACCATCTGCCTGACGGCGCGCACGGGTGCGGTCATGGAGGCCGACCTCGTCGGTCTTTGGACCAACGGGGTGATCGCGCGAATCGACGTCGAGGCACTCGACCGGGATCGGGCCCGAGCGCTCACCGAGGCGAGGCTGGGCCCCATCGACGCCGGCCTCGAAGAGCAGCTGTGGGAGCTCGCGGCGGGCAACCCACTCGTTCTGCACGAGCTCATCGAGGGTTCGGTGGGGCGGACCCTGAGCCGAAGCGAGGATGGCACGTGGATCCAGTCGGGTGCCCTGGCACAGTCGACGCGCCTGGCGGACCTCGTCACGTCCCGACTCGAGGCGCTCCCCGACGGTTTGCGACCGGCGATGGAGATGGTCGCCGTCGGTGCTCCGCTTCCCCTGGCCATGGTGGCGTCGGTGGCCGGTGAGGCGCTGGCCCAGTTGGAGGACCGCGGGCTCGTCGCCATCATCGACGGTACCGCCGGCGTACCCACGGTGATCCCGGACCACCCGTTGTACGGGGAGATCCTGAAGGCGAACACGGGAAGCGCTCGGCTGCGTGCCGTGCATCGTGCGCTCGTCGAGGCGAGCATGACCGCTGCGGGGCCCTCCGACCCGCTCCGCGTGGCCGTGTGGCAACGTGACACCGGGGAGATCGTCTCAGCTGAGGTGGCCATCGCCGGAGGCGTGGAGGCCTTGGTGCGTCACGATCCCGCTCTAGCCGAGGAGTTGGTGCGGCCGCTGGGATCCGATGACGATCGAGCCGCACTCGTGCTCGGTCGCTCGCTGAGCTACCAACAGCGGTTCACCGAGGCCGAGGAGGTGCTCCGGGGGCGTGATCCCGACGACAAGACCTTCCTTGGGGAGATCGCGTCGGCCAGAGCGCAGAACCTCGGCTTCGGACTGGGCCGCATAGCCGACGCCCGCGACCTGCTGGCCGAGGTCACGTCGCGCGTCGACGACGACCAGCTCCGGGCGCGGCTGAACAACGAGCGGGCCATGATCTCGGCGATTCGGGGAGACTTCGGTGACTCCATGTCCGCCTCGGCAGCGGTGCTGAGGGACGGCGCCAGCGGCGCCGTCCCTCAAGCGGCTGCGTACGTGACGCTCACCGTGGCCCAAGCCATGGTCGGCGACTGTGACGGGCTCGATGAGATCGTGGACGGGGCCGTCGCCCTGGCCGCCGGCGTGAAGGAGCGCCTTCCCTTCGCCGAGGATCAGATCCAGGTCATGCACCTCGTGAGCCTGCTCAGCGCAGGACGGATCGCCGAGGCGATGTCGCTCGCCGAGGGGGCATTGAGCCGCGGTGACCGGGGAACCGCCATGATGCTCACCTGGCTCTCGGCGTCCGGGCTGAGCCTCGACCTCGCCGGTCTCCTGGCCACCGGTGCCCGCAATGCCCGCCTCGGCCTCGAGGCGTATACCGAAGCCGATCCGTTCGGGCTCGAGCCGCAGATCCGGGGATTGCTCGCCTTGGAGCTGGGCCAGATGGGAGATCCACAAGCCGCTCGACCGGTTGCCGGCCTGGAGCTGGCGGTTCCTGCCCCCCGTCTCGCCGTCTGGGTCGGGCGAGGGAGCGCCTGGGCGGCGGTGGTCGCAGGGGACCGGGAGCGGGCGCAGGACATCCTCATCGACGCAGGGGAGAACGCAGTGGAGGGCGAACATTTCGCCTGGGCGACCCTGTGCTTTCACGACGTGGTGAGGCTCGGATCGCCGGAGCGGGTGATCGATCACCTGACGGCCTTGCCCCGCATGCCCGGCGCTGTCCTACTGGCGACCATGCGTCGCCACTGTGAGGCGTTGGTGGCGTCGGACGAATTGCAGCTGGCGTCGATCGCGGCGGAGTTCGCCGGCATGGGCGCCGTTCTCCTGGCGGCGGAGGCGTGGGGGCAGGCGGCCGGCCTGGTGATCGACGATCAACCATCACTCGCGGCCCGCTATGAGCTGCGCTCCCGTGTCTCGGAGTCGAGCTGCGAGGCCGCCGCCACCCCCGGATTGCTGGAGAGGCCGCAGGTGCTCACCCACCGAGAGGCCGAGATCGCGCTCGCGGCGACGGGCATGACCAGCGCAGAGATCGCCGAGTCGCGGTTCATCTCGGTGCGGACGGTCGACAACCACCTGAGATCGGTGTACCGCAAGCTCGATGTCGCCGGCCGGGAGGAGCTGGCCGGGGTCCTCGCTCCAGGCGAGGGCATGTGA
- a CDS encoding VWD domain-containing protein produces MTPYELFAYRWNGGLMRILGGDGASIVVDDSLTVVEGSELLSRDMKQTLLDRAFVAGADAAYKETVEELADMLDDPRYKATDPTTGEKVLCFAPVEGGCALVVTPEAYLVTAVMFGGLEACFDLAAELNRRNAEGGIKVDEINIGGGEEGDLPSNLFGDEPPADVPPGGVSCFEPAPPEPPTTGTTFGDVHVATFDALAYNNQSVGEFWVFDNGTVQVQMRLEPAEGSQGASVVTAAAVGVGGHTVSMHPIGETWIDGTETALERGRPFDLGAAELVRSPGHWTIVTVDGTVVEVTDMAGKRDNLIVAIRPSAVSSVGMFGSPDRNPDNDLVTRDGMQLEADIRLNFEVFHATYVDSWRITQEESLLHYGPGESTESFLIEGFPQSLVTVADFPEFERTEAERLCDEVGVTREDLVAACVFDVVVTGEPAFAYHSFLVQATTPGPTVVSGDGGSMVTVGDLTLDMNDPAATWECAVAEGTFFAQGGLRVGDDLYELAFEYSAAAAGETGVERLTVTVFLNGTPHAWMLTWLDVPTGTIDDLAFDGSTLSATGTAYLNDPPDPSLTLFAPIPAGTPLQAFSVQATCDQ; encoded by the coding sequence ATGACGCCCTACGAGCTGTTCGCCTACCGCTGGAACGGCGGCCTCATGAGGATCCTCGGCGGCGATGGAGCCTCGATCGTAGTGGACGACTCGTTGACGGTCGTCGAAGGGTCGGAGCTCCTGTCGCGAGACATGAAGCAGACCCTTCTCGACCGAGCCTTCGTGGCCGGCGCGGATGCGGCCTACAAGGAGACCGTGGAAGAACTGGCCGACATGCTCGACGATCCGCGCTACAAGGCGACGGACCCGACCACCGGCGAGAAGGTGCTGTGCTTTGCCCCAGTGGAGGGAGGCTGCGCCCTCGTCGTCACACCTGAGGCATATCTGGTTACCGCCGTGATGTTCGGGGGTCTCGAGGCCTGCTTCGATCTCGCTGCGGAGTTGAACCGCCGCAATGCGGAGGGCGGCATCAAGGTCGACGAGATCAACATAGGTGGAGGTGAGGAGGGCGACCTGCCGTCCAACCTCTTCGGCGACGAGCCCCCGGCGGACGTGCCTCCCGGAGGTGTGTCATGCTTCGAGCCCGCGCCCCCTGAGCCGCCCACGACCGGCACCACCTTCGGCGACGTCCACGTCGCCACGTTCGACGCCCTCGCCTACAACAACCAGAGCGTCGGGGAGTTCTGGGTATTCGACAACGGCACCGTCCAGGTCCAGATGCGGCTCGAGCCCGCGGAGGGCTCCCAGGGGGCATCGGTCGTCACGGCCGCCGCCGTGGGAGTCGGTGGACACACCGTGTCGATGCACCCCATCGGTGAGACCTGGATCGACGGGACCGAGACCGCTCTCGAGCGAGGCAGGCCGTTCGACCTCGGTGCTGCCGAGCTGGTGCGGAGCCCCGGCCACTGGACCATAGTGACCGTCGACGGGACCGTCGTCGAGGTAACCGACATGGCGGGGAAGAGAGACAACCTCATCGTGGCGATACGCCCGTCGGCGGTCTCGTCGGTCGGGATGTTCGGGTCACCCGACCGCAACCCGGACAACGACCTCGTCACCCGCGACGGGATGCAGCTCGAGGCTGATATTCGTCTCAATTTCGAGGTCTTCCATGCCACCTACGTCGACTCGTGGCGTATCACCCAGGAGGAGTCACTGCTCCACTACGGACCCGGCGAGAGCACGGAGAGCTTCCTGATCGAAGGCTTCCCGCAGAGCTTGGTGACCGTTGCCGACTTTCCCGAGTTCGAACGAACGGAAGCGGAACGCCTCTGTGATGAGGTGGGAGTGACGCGAGAGGATCTGGTGGCGGCTTGCGTGTTCGACGTCGTGGTCACCGGCGAGCCGGCGTTCGCCTACCACTCCTTCCTCGTTCAGGCGACCACCCCGGGACCCACCGTGGTCTCGGGCGACGGAGGGAGCATGGTGACGGTGGGCGACCTGACGCTCGACATGAACGATCCTGCCGCGACCTGGGAGTGCGCCGTCGCCGAGGGCACGTTCTTCGCGCAGGGCGGTCTCCGTGTAGGCGACGACCTCTACGAGTTGGCCTTCGAGTACTCCGCCGCTGCCGCCGGCGAGACCGGAGTCGAGCGCCTGACGGTGACCGTCTTCCTCAACGGCACGCCGCACGCCTGGATGCTGACCTGGCTCGACGTCCCGACCGGCACGATCGACGATCTCGCGTTCGACGGGTCGACGCTCAGCGCGACCGGCACCGCCTACCTCAACGATCCGCCCGACCCCAGCCTGACGCTGTTCGCGCCGATTCCCGCCGGCACGCCTCTCCAGGCCTTCAGCGTGCAGGCGACGTGTGACCAGTGA
- a CDS encoding HAMP domain-containing sensor histidine kinase, translating to MIAVSGTVATVTVVANASASSAVKAEAERALLISDMQSAVRVESEAAALFVAGLPGSDAMDGMENDMEGMTGEGQHGSEMGVDSDDHAASSGSDLSDHPDVVAAAEAFAASASRIRSEGTAEERVRADDAIEAHTTFLASLTRLNAAAHGAEDAMSLYHNDTQLVETELRVVVEDLRDQTSRGLADAVERIERSQTLLTVILPLAAGAGAVAAVGFFRSRAAWRRLQFLEDLMLAKDRFIGTVSHELRTPLAAIVGFAALLGSEDMSLDESERREYNSLILNQGNEVTAIVEDLLVAARAEIGELTIADKPIDLGAQLRQVFEGLTSPLSSVRVTGHRLEAWGDPGRVRQIIRNLLTNADRHGGEHISVELAAEGARAVVRVLDDGDPIPETQREAIFEPYTTLTTDSPVTGSIGLGLAVSRQLAVLMGGDLRYDHRHGHSVFELRLRLIDSEAPVPADGLRDHRFSTVT from the coding sequence GTGATCGCCGTTAGTGGGACGGTCGCCACTGTCACGGTGGTGGCCAACGCCTCGGCGTCTTCCGCCGTCAAAGCGGAGGCAGAGCGCGCCCTTCTGATATCGGACATGCAGTCTGCTGTCCGCGTTGAGTCGGAGGCTGCGGCCCTGTTCGTGGCGGGTCTTCCCGGCTCCGATGCGATGGATGGCATGGAGAACGACATGGAGGGCATGACCGGAGAAGGACAGCACGGCTCGGAGATGGGGGTTGACTCAGACGATCACGCTGCGTCTAGTGGGTCGGACCTCTCTGATCATCCCGATGTGGTAGCGGCTGCCGAGGCGTTTGCCGCCTCCGCCTCGAGAATCCGCTCTGAAGGGACAGCCGAGGAGAGGGTGAGGGCCGATGATGCGATCGAGGCCCACACCACCTTCCTTGCGTCCTTGACCCGCCTCAATGCTGCCGCTCACGGGGCAGAGGACGCAATGTCGCTCTACCACAACGACACCCAGCTCGTCGAGACCGAACTGAGGGTGGTAGTAGAGGACCTTCGTGATCAGACGTCCCGGGGTCTGGCCGACGCAGTCGAACGGATCGAGCGCTCACAGACCCTGTTGACGGTCATCCTGCCGCTCGCCGCCGGCGCCGGCGCCGTGGCCGCTGTCGGCTTCTTCCGATCCCGAGCTGCCTGGCGACGTCTTCAGTTCCTCGAAGACCTGATGTTGGCGAAAGACCGGTTCATCGGAACAGTCAGCCATGAGCTGCGCACCCCTCTGGCCGCAATCGTGGGCTTTGCCGCGCTGCTGGGGTCGGAAGACATGAGCCTGGACGAGTCCGAGAGACGTGAGTACAACTCGCTGATTCTCAACCAGGGCAACGAGGTGACCGCCATCGTCGAGGATCTGCTGGTCGCCGCCAGGGCCGAGATCGGAGAATTGACCATCGCCGACAAGCCGATCGATCTCGGAGCACAACTGCGTCAGGTCTTCGAAGGGCTCACCTCACCGCTGAGCTCGGTCCGGGTGACCGGCCACAGGCTCGAGGCTTGGGGAGACCCGGGGCGGGTTCGGCAGATCATCAGGAACCTGTTGACCAATGCCGACCGTCATGGCGGAGAACACATCAGTGTCGAGTTGGCCGCAGAGGGTGCCAGAGCGGTGGTCAGGGTGTTGGACGATGGAGATCCGATCCCAGAGACTCAACGCGAGGCGATCTTCGAGCCCTACACGACCCTCACCACCGACAGTCCGGTGACCGGATCGATCGGCCTCGGGCTGGCAGTGTCCCGACAGTTGGCGGTGTTGATGGGTGGTGATCTCCGATATGACCACCGCCACGGGCACAGCGTTTTTGAGCTCAGGTTGAGGCTCATCGACAGCGAAGCGCCGGTCCCGGCCGACGGGTTGAGAGATCATCGGTTCTCGACGGTCACCTAG
- a CDS encoding nitroreductase/quinone reductase family protein → MRKPHSRKRYRAIWKIHRWVWDATGGRLGRRAVGMSVLELVTTGHKSGERRRVLLNYLTTPDGPAVVGSNVGDDSDPAWAKNLRAHLEADVREAGRWHRVRARQVDGEDYERLFGEFVKVQPDYGEYRSRTDRHIPVFVLEAEPGARESA, encoded by the coding sequence ATGAGAAAGCCTCACTCCCGCAAGCGGTACCGCGCCATATGGAAGATCCACCGATGGGTGTGGGATGCCACCGGCGGCCGACTCGGCAGGCGGGCGGTGGGCATGTCTGTCCTCGAGCTGGTGACCACGGGGCACAAGTCCGGTGAGCGAAGGCGGGTCCTGCTCAACTACTTGACGACGCCCGACGGGCCGGCCGTGGTCGGCAGCAACGTCGGCGACGACTCGGACCCGGCCTGGGCCAAGAACCTGCGTGCTCACCTCGAGGCCGACGTCCGCGAGGCGGGCCGGTGGCACCGGGTGAGGGCCCGTCAGGTCGACGGCGAGGACTACGAGCGCCTGTTCGGCGAGTTCGTGAAGGTCCAGCCCGACTACGGCGAGTACCGGTCGAGGACCGATCGCCACATCCCGGTCTTCGTGCTCGAGGCCGAACCAGGAGCTCGCGAGTCGGCGTAG
- a CDS encoding NAD(P)-dependent oxidoreductase has protein sequence MRVFVAGATGVIGSRLVPLLVEADHEVIGMTRSRSKVAALIEVGAEPVVCDVFDAAGLAAAVARAQPDVVMHQLTDLPDDFARFEDFATSHNRIRRVGTRNLVAAALAVDVSRFIAQSVAWALPGDGGAAVEELEKAVLSYPGVVLRYGQFYGPGTYHPARPPDPPRIHVDEAARRTVASLDAVPGVFAIVDD, from the coding sequence GTGAGAGTGTTCGTGGCCGGAGCGACGGGCGTGATCGGGTCACGACTGGTGCCGTTGCTGGTAGAGGCGGACCACGAGGTCATCGGTATGACTCGATCTCGCTCCAAAGTGGCAGCGTTGATCGAGGTCGGCGCCGAGCCGGTCGTTTGCGACGTGTTCGACGCCGCGGGACTCGCCGCAGCCGTGGCGCGGGCCCAACCCGACGTCGTCATGCACCAACTAACCGACCTCCCCGACGACTTCGCCCGCTTCGAGGATTTCGCGACATCGCACAACCGGATCCGGCGGGTAGGCACCCGCAATCTGGTCGCCGCGGCGCTCGCCGTCGACGTTTCCCGTTTCATCGCGCAGAGCGTCGCCTGGGCGCTCCCCGGCGATGGGGGCGCCGCCGTGGAGGAGCTCGAGAAGGCGGTCCTCAGCTATCCAGGGGTCGTGCTGCGGTATGGGCAGTTCTACGGGCCGGGAACGTACCACCCCGCCCGCCCGCCCGACCCGCCGCGGATCCACGTGGACGAGGCGGCCCGGCGCACGGTGGCCTCTCTGGATGCGGTGCCCGGCGTCTTTGCGATCGTCGACGACTGA